The following are from one region of the Achromobacter xylosoxidans genome:
- a CDS encoding bifunctional riboflavin kinase/FAD synthetase, with translation MKPSLRIYRSLPPPDRRAPCALTIGNFDGVHRGHQAMLARVCQVARDRNLTPAVMTFEPHPREYFATLNQRPELAPTRISGLRDKLAALARYGISQVAVERFNARLAEMSANAFIEQLLVQGLHAKWLLVGEDFRFGHKRSGDIDLLREAGLRHGFEVQTLADVTDQQGHRISSSEVRTALAVGDLERARHLLGHPYHISGHVIHGQKLGRTLGFPTMNLRVAERCAARSGIYVVQVYGLAERPLPAVASLGVRPTVEDRGRVLLESHLLDETVDAYGKLVRVEFLQKLRDEEKFPDLPSLTAAIAEDARNARAYFAVHGL, from the coding sequence GTGAAACCATCGCTGCGCATCTACCGATCCCTGCCCCCGCCCGACCGGCGCGCCCCTTGCGCGCTGACGATCGGCAATTTCGACGGCGTCCACCGCGGACACCAGGCCATGCTGGCGCGCGTCTGCCAAGTCGCGCGCGACCGCAACCTGACGCCCGCCGTGATGACCTTCGAGCCGCATCCGCGGGAGTATTTCGCCACCCTCAACCAACGCCCTGAGCTCGCACCCACCCGGATTTCGGGTTTGCGCGACAAGCTGGCGGCGCTGGCGCGTTACGGCATCAGCCAGGTCGCGGTGGAGCGTTTCAACGCCCGTCTGGCTGAAATGTCGGCCAATGCCTTCATCGAACAATTGCTGGTCCAGGGCCTGCACGCCAAATGGCTGCTGGTGGGCGAAGACTTCCGCTTCGGCCACAAGCGCAGCGGCGACATCGACCTGCTGCGCGAGGCCGGCCTGCGCCATGGCTTCGAGGTGCAGACCCTGGCCGACGTGACCGACCAGCAAGGGCACCGGATATCCAGTTCCGAGGTGCGCACCGCGCTGGCGGTGGGCGACCTGGAACGCGCCCGCCACCTGCTGGGCCACCCGTACCACATCAGCGGCCACGTGATCCACGGCCAGAAGCTGGGCCGCACGCTGGGCTTTCCCACCATGAACCTGCGGGTGGCGGAGCGCTGCGCCGCGCGCTCGGGCATTTACGTGGTGCAGGTCTACGGCCTGGCCGAGCGGCCGCTGCCGGCGGTCGCCAGCCTGGGCGTGCGCCCCACGGTCGAAGACCGCGGCCGCGTGCTGCTGGAGTCGCACCTGCTCGACGAGACTGTCGACGCTTACGGTAAACTCGTACGCGTCGAATTCCTGCAAAAGCTGCGGGACGAAGAAAAATTTCCTGACCTCCCTTCCCTGACTGCCGCCATCGCCGAAGACGCGCGAAACGCGCGCGCCTATTTTGCCGTTCATGGACTATAA
- a CDS encoding fatty acid desaturase: MDYILSFIAGGLTQATWWQVVVFTLVVTHITIVSVTVFLHRSQAHRGLDLHPAVMHFFRFWLWMTTGMVTKEWVAIHRKHHAKCEKEGDPHSPILFGIWKVLFRGAELYREESNNKETMAKFGHGTPDDWLERNVYSKHSLWGVLTMLAIDIALFGAIGVTVWAVQMAWIPFWAAGVVNGIGHYWGYRNYNSPDTSTNVFPWGIVIGGEELHNNHHAHGTSAKFSAKWYEFDIGWCYINILKFFGLAKIKKVAPKLKLDDSKTGIDLRTLQGVITHRYEVMARYADVIKSAAREELAKLKDSRNKDSAECDWTKLHSVRRAIHRNEDILQPEQVAAVDQAIARNKSLATLVQMRRELGRIWESSSASSEQLLHDLQAWCQRAQQSGIAGLEQFAQRLRRYAA, encoded by the coding sequence ATGGATTACATCCTTTCCTTCATTGCCGGCGGTCTGACCCAAGCCACTTGGTGGCAGGTTGTCGTGTTCACTTTGGTTGTGACGCACATCACGATTGTGTCGGTCACGGTCTTTCTCCATCGCAGCCAAGCGCACCGTGGTCTGGATCTGCATCCGGCGGTCATGCACTTCTTCCGTTTCTGGCTCTGGATGACGACCGGCATGGTCACCAAGGAATGGGTGGCCATTCACCGCAAGCACCACGCCAAGTGCGAAAAGGAAGGCGATCCCCATTCGCCCATCCTGTTCGGCATCTGGAAGGTGCTGTTCCGCGGCGCGGAACTGTACCGCGAAGAATCGAACAACAAGGAAACCATGGCCAAGTTCGGCCACGGCACGCCTGACGACTGGCTCGAGCGCAACGTCTACAGCAAGCACAGCCTGTGGGGCGTGCTGACCATGCTCGCCATCGACATCGCCCTGTTCGGCGCCATCGGCGTCACCGTGTGGGCCGTGCAGATGGCCTGGATCCCCTTCTGGGCCGCCGGCGTCGTCAACGGCATCGGCCACTACTGGGGCTACCGCAACTACAACAGCCCGGACACCAGCACCAACGTGTTCCCCTGGGGCATCGTGATCGGCGGCGAAGAGCTGCACAACAACCATCACGCCCACGGCACGTCGGCCAAGTTCTCGGCCAAGTGGTACGAGTTCGACATCGGCTGGTGCTACATCAACATCCTGAAGTTCTTCGGCCTGGCCAAGATCAAGAAGGTTGCGCCCAAGCTGAAGCTGGACGACAGCAAGACCGGCATCGACCTGCGCACCCTGCAGGGCGTGATCACGCACCGCTACGAAGTCATGGCCCGCTATGCGGACGTGATCAAGAGCGCCGCCCGTGAAGAGCTGGCCAAGCTGAAGGATTCGCGCAACAAGGACAGCGCCGAGTGCGACTGGACCAAGCTGCACAGCGTGCGCCGCGCCATCCACCGCAACGAGGACATCCTCCAGCCCGAACAGGTCGCCGCCGTGGATCAAGCCATTGCCCGCAACAAGTCGCTGGCCACGCTGGTGCAGATGCGCCGCGAACTCGGCCGCATCTGGGAAAGCTCCAGCGCCAGCAGCGAACAGCTTCTTCATGACCTGCAGGCCTGGTGCCAGCGCGCCCAGCAAAGCGGCATCGCCGGGCTCGAGCAATTCGCTCAACGTCTGCGCCGCTACGCGGCATGA
- the purN gene encoding phosphoribosylglycinamide formyltransferase translates to MSTTKRRIVILISGRGSNMQALSEACRNEGWPAEVAAVIASKPDAAGLEWAAQQGIPTGALYHKDYASREAFDAALAAEIDRYEPDYVILAGFMRVLTPGFVNHYAGRLVNIHPSLLPAFPGLHTHAQALATGVRVHGCTVHFVTPVLDHGPIIAQGCVPVLAGDTPESLAERVLAVEHRAFPAAVRWLAEGRVTLTSDHRVNVQGDPDRLFAWSPAA, encoded by the coding sequence ATATCTACCACCAAGCGCCGCATCGTCATCCTGATCTCGGGACGCGGCAGCAATATGCAGGCGCTGTCCGAGGCCTGCCGCAATGAAGGCTGGCCGGCCGAAGTCGCCGCCGTCATCGCCAGCAAGCCCGACGCCGCCGGCCTGGAGTGGGCGGCCCAGCAGGGCATCCCCACCGGCGCGCTGTACCACAAGGACTACGCCAGCCGCGAAGCCTTCGACGCCGCGCTGGCCGCCGAAATCGACCGCTACGAACCCGATTACGTCATCCTGGCGGGCTTCATGCGCGTGCTGACCCCGGGCTTCGTCAATCACTACGCCGGCCGGCTGGTCAACATCCACCCGTCGCTGCTGCCGGCGTTTCCCGGGCTGCACACGCACGCCCAGGCCCTGGCGACCGGGGTGCGCGTGCACGGCTGCACCGTGCACTTCGTCACGCCGGTGCTGGACCACGGCCCCATCATCGCCCAGGGCTGCGTGCCGGTCCTGGCGGGCGATACGCCCGAATCCCTGGCCGAGCGCGTGCTGGCGGTCGAACACCGGGCTTTTCCGGCGGCGGTGCGCTGGCTGGCCGAAGGCCGGGTTACCCTGACCAGCGACCATCGCGTCAACGTGCAGGGCGATCCCGATCGCCTTTTCGCCTGGTCGCCGGCCGCCTGA
- the lspA gene encoding signal peptidase II produces the protein MARPSEPGVTGAAAPARAAPARVGGWLALALLIIVLDQLTKVYFNTSFQYGERVNVLPVFDFTLMYNRGAAFSFLASEEGWQRWLFTGLGCVAAVVITIILRRTHGQPRFSLALTLILGGAIGNVIDRVVYGHVVDFLLFYWNNSYFPAFNLADVGITCGAVLLVLDELLRGRKAKTQA, from the coding sequence ATGGCCCGCCCCTCCGAACCCGGAGTGACGGGCGCCGCCGCCCCCGCCCGCGCCGCGCCTGCGCGCGTGGGCGGCTGGCTGGCGCTGGCACTGCTCATCATCGTGCTGGACCAGCTGACCAAGGTCTACTTCAACACCTCGTTCCAGTATGGCGAGCGCGTCAACGTGCTGCCGGTCTTCGACTTCACGCTGATGTACAACCGCGGCGCCGCCTTCAGTTTCCTGGCGTCCGAGGAAGGCTGGCAGCGCTGGCTGTTCACCGGCCTGGGCTGCGTGGCGGCGGTGGTCATCACCATCATCCTGCGCCGCACCCATGGCCAGCCGCGCTTCAGCCTGGCGCTGACCCTGATCCTGGGCGGCGCCATCGGCAACGTCATCGACCGCGTGGTCTATGGCCACGTGGTGGACTTCCTGCTGTTCTACTGGAACAACTCCTACTTCCCCGCCTTCAATCTGGCGGACGTGGGCATCACCTGCGGCGCCGTGCTGCTGGTGCTGGACGAACTCCTGCGCGGCCGCAAGGCCAAGACCCAGGCCTGA
- the coaBC gene encoding bifunctional phosphopantothenoylcysteine decarboxylase/phosphopantothenate--cysteine ligase CoaBC, with translation MLDLARKRIVLGLTGGIACYKIAELVRRMTEQGATVDVVMTEAATHFITPVTMQALSGRPVFVDAWDARVPNNMAHIDLTRGADAVLIAPASADFMAKLAHGMADDLLSTLALARACPLLVAPAMNREMWANPATQRNVAQLRADGISVLGPSAGEQACGETGDGRMLEAHELLTDLIAFFQPKLLAGRHVLLTAGPTSEPVDPVRVLSNRSSGKTGYALARAAREAGARVTLITGATFLQVPRGVTALSVTTARQMHDAVMASAADADIFIAVAAVADWRVKNVSNQKLKKTSEGGGAPVMEFEPNPDILAEVAKLPNGPWCVGFAAETEKLAEHAEAKRTRKGIPLLVGNLAHKVMDADTTELVLFDEQGTHPLPAADKLDAARRLIAEIAARFPK, from the coding sequence ATGCTCGACCTCGCCCGCAAACGCATCGTCCTCGGCCTGACCGGCGGCATCGCCTGCTACAAAATCGCCGAACTGGTGCGGCGCATGACCGAACAAGGCGCCACCGTCGACGTGGTGATGACCGAGGCGGCTACGCACTTCATCACGCCGGTCACGATGCAGGCCCTGTCGGGCCGTCCGGTGTTCGTGGATGCCTGGGATGCCCGCGTGCCCAACAACATGGCGCACATCGACCTGACGCGCGGCGCGGACGCGGTGCTGATCGCGCCGGCCAGCGCCGACTTCATGGCCAAGCTGGCGCACGGCATGGCCGACGACCTGCTGTCCACGCTGGCGCTTGCGCGCGCCTGTCCCCTGCTGGTCGCGCCCGCCATGAACCGCGAGATGTGGGCCAACCCGGCCACGCAGCGCAATGTGGCGCAGTTGCGCGCCGACGGCATCAGCGTGCTGGGTCCGTCCGCCGGCGAACAGGCCTGCGGCGAAACGGGCGACGGCCGCATGCTGGAAGCGCATGAACTGCTGACCGACCTGATCGCCTTCTTCCAGCCCAAGCTGCTGGCCGGCCGCCACGTGCTGCTGACCGCCGGCCCGACGTCCGAACCCGTGGATCCGGTGCGCGTGCTGAGCAACCGTTCGTCGGGCAAGACCGGCTACGCGCTGGCGCGCGCCGCGCGCGAAGCCGGCGCCCGTGTCACGTTGATCACCGGCGCCACCTTCCTGCAGGTGCCGCGCGGCGTCACCGCGCTGTCAGTCACCACCGCGCGCCAGATGCACGACGCCGTGATGGCCAGCGCGGCCGACGCGGACATTTTCATCGCCGTGGCCGCCGTGGCCGACTGGCGCGTGAAGAACGTCAGCAACCAGAAGCTGAAGAAAACCAGCGAAGGCGGCGGCGCGCCCGTGATGGAATTCGAACCCAATCCGGACATCCTGGCCGAAGTGGCCAAGCTGCCCAACGGCCCCTGGTGCGTGGGCTTCGCGGCCGAAACCGAGAAGCTGGCCGAGCATGCCGAAGCCAAGCGCACGCGCAAGGGCATACCGCTGCTGGTGGGCAACCTGGCGCACAAGGTCATGGACGCGGACACCACCGAACTGGTGCTGTTCGACGAGCAAGGCACCCATCCCCTGCCCGCCGCCGACAAGCTGGACGCGGCGCGGCGCCTGATCGCCGAGATCGCCGCCCGCTTCCCGAAGTAA
- a CDS encoding cation diffusion facilitator family transporter, with protein MSDSHQHGDVRALPESRLWIAFGLTGSFMLVEIAGGMITGSLALISDAMHMMTDAMALLLALVAIRAGRKAADLMRTYGYARFEILAAAVNALVLLGVAFYILYEAYQRLSAPADIQSLGMLAVAVVGLIVNLISMRMLAGAKDESLNVKGAYLEVWADMLGSIGVILGAVLIWFTGWRWVDSALAVGIGFMVFPRTWMLLRECVNILLEGVPPGMSLQAVREAIADTAGVVSIHDIHLWAVTQSNPMLTGHVVLAAGADGEQVRRAIEKRLQADFHLHHTTLQMEREDRSSQEHVH; from the coding sequence ATGAGCGACAGCCATCAGCACGGCGACGTCCGCGCCTTGCCCGAATCCCGCCTCTGGATCGCCTTTGGCCTGACCGGCAGCTTCATGCTGGTGGAGATCGCGGGCGGCATGATCACGGGCAGCCTGGCATTGATTTCCGATGCCATGCACATGATGACCGACGCCATGGCCTTGCTGCTGGCGCTGGTGGCGATACGCGCGGGCCGCAAGGCGGCTGACTTGATGCGTACGTACGGCTACGCCCGCTTCGAGATCCTGGCCGCGGCGGTCAACGCGCTGGTGCTGCTGGGCGTGGCGTTCTACATCCTGTACGAGGCCTACCAGCGCCTGTCGGCGCCGGCGGACATCCAGTCCCTGGGGATGCTGGCGGTCGCCGTGGTCGGGCTGATCGTCAACCTGATCTCGATGCGCATGCTGGCTGGCGCCAAGGACGAAAGCCTGAACGTGAAGGGCGCCTACCTGGAGGTCTGGGCCGACATGCTGGGTTCGATCGGCGTGATCCTCGGCGCCGTGCTCATCTGGTTCACGGGCTGGCGCTGGGTGGATTCGGCGCTGGCGGTCGGCATAGGCTTCATGGTGTTCCCGCGCACCTGGATGCTGCTGCGCGAATGCGTGAACATCCTGCTGGAGGGCGTGCCGCCGGGCATGAGCCTGCAGGCCGTGCGCGAGGCCATCGCCGACACGGCCGGCGTGGTCTCGATTCACGACATACACCTGTGGGCAGTGACGCAGAGCAATCCGATGCTGACGGGCCACGTGGTGCTGGCGGCCGGGGCCGACGGCGAACAGGTGCGCCGCGCCATCGAGAAACGTCTGCAGGCGGATTTCCATCTGCACCATACGACGCTGCAGATGGAGCGCGAGGATCGTTCCTCGCAGGAGCATGTCCACTGA
- the ileS gene encoding isoleucine--tRNA ligase, with translation MDYKKTLNLPDTSFPMRGDLAKREPAWISQWEENHVYQAIRAASRGRPRFVLHDGPPYANGDIHIGHAVNKILKDIIVKSRNMAGYDAHYVPGWDCHGMPIEIQIEKKYGKHLPVAEVQSKARAYALEQIDRQRKDFKRLGVLGEWDRPYMTMNFSNEADEIRALGRILDKGYVFRGLKPVNWCFDCGSALAEAEVEYADRVDPAVDVAFPFAEHAKLASAFGLDSVEDGAIVIWTTTPWTIPSNQALNLHPEIEYALVRVTPVPKFGPLLLIAKERVEACLKAWNLEGEVIATAPGAALSGIEFRHPLAQFNAAYDRKSPAYLGDYVTADSGTGVVHSAPAYGIEDFISCKEHGMKDTDFISPVMGDGKYVDSLALFGGLSIWDANPKIVEALTEAGALMHVEKHKHSYMHCWRHKTPIIYRATSQWFAGMDVAPKDGGPTLRESALAGIDATAFYPAWGRARLHAMIANRPDWTLSRQRQWGTPMAFFVHKETGALHPRTAELLEQVAQRVEQGGIEAWQTLDPRELLGDEADQYEKNRDTLDVWFDSGSTHATVLGGKDGDFAGSHGAELAWPADLYLEGSDQHRGWFHSSLLTGCMLYGQPPYKALLTHGFVVDGQGRKMSKSVGNVIAPQKVSDSLGAEILRLWVASTDYSGELSISDEILKRVVEGYRRIRNTLRFLLANLADFDAVTQSVPYGELFEIDRYALAMTAQMQAEVQANYERYDFHPAVSRLQTFCSEDLGAFYLDILKDRLYTSAVDSRARRSAQTALLDITQTLLKLMAPILSFTAEEAWKELVNSALKNQADAARTTIFTEVYHALPPFADADALSAKWTRLRAIRAEVQRKLEEVRTAGDIGSSLQAEVDLYANGADQELLASLGDDLRFVLIVSRATVHAGEGETRIEVTPSTHKKCERCWHWRLDVGQDADHPEICGRCVSNLFGSGEARDKA, from the coding sequence ATGGACTATAAAAAGACCCTCAACCTGCCCGATACCTCCTTCCCCATGCGGGGCGACCTTGCCAAGCGCGAGCCCGCCTGGATTTCGCAGTGGGAGGAAAACCACGTCTACCAGGCGATCCGCGCCGCCAGCCGCGGCCGGCCGCGCTTCGTGCTGCACGACGGCCCGCCCTACGCCAACGGCGACATCCACATCGGCCACGCGGTCAACAAGATCCTGAAGGACATCATCGTCAAGAGCCGCAACATGGCCGGCTATGACGCGCATTACGTGCCGGGCTGGGACTGTCACGGCATGCCGATCGAAATCCAGATCGAAAAGAAGTACGGCAAGCACCTGCCCGTGGCGGAAGTGCAGTCCAAGGCCCGCGCCTACGCGCTCGAGCAGATCGACCGCCAGCGCAAGGACTTCAAGCGCCTGGGCGTGCTGGGCGAGTGGGATCGTCCCTACATGACGATGAACTTCAGCAATGAAGCCGACGAAATCCGCGCGCTGGGCCGCATCCTGGACAAAGGCTACGTGTTCCGCGGCCTGAAGCCCGTGAACTGGTGTTTCGACTGCGGCTCGGCCCTGGCCGAAGCCGAGGTCGAGTACGCCGACCGCGTCGACCCGGCGGTGGACGTGGCCTTCCCGTTCGCCGAGCACGCCAAGCTGGCCAGCGCCTTCGGCCTGGACTCGGTGGAAGACGGCGCCATCGTCATCTGGACCACCACGCCCTGGACCATCCCGTCCAACCAGGCGCTGAACCTGCATCCCGAAATCGAATACGCGCTGGTGCGCGTGACGCCGGTTCCCAAGTTCGGTCCGCTCCTGCTGATCGCCAAGGAACGCGTCGAAGCCTGCCTGAAGGCCTGGAACCTGGAAGGCGAAGTGATCGCCACGGCCCCGGGCGCGGCGCTGTCGGGCATCGAATTCCGCCACCCGCTGGCGCAGTTCAATGCCGCCTACGACCGCAAGTCGCCCGCCTACCTGGGCGACTACGTCACGGCCGACTCCGGCACTGGCGTAGTGCACTCGGCGCCGGCCTACGGTATCGAAGACTTCATCTCGTGCAAGGAGCACGGCATGAAGGACACCGATTTCATCAGCCCGGTCATGGGCGACGGCAAGTACGTGGACAGCCTGGCGCTGTTCGGCGGCCTGTCCATCTGGGACGCCAACCCCAAGATCGTCGAAGCGCTGACGGAAGCCGGCGCGCTGATGCACGTGGAAAAGCACAAGCACAGCTACATGCACTGCTGGCGCCACAAGACCCCCATCATCTACCGCGCCACCAGCCAGTGGTTCGCCGGCATGGACGTGGCCCCCAAGGACGGCGGCCCGACCCTGCGCGAATCGGCGCTGGCCGGCATCGACGCCACCGCCTTCTACCCAGCCTGGGGCCGCGCCCGCCTGCACGCCATGATCGCCAACCGCCCCGACTGGACCTTGTCGCGCCAGCGGCAATGGGGCACGCCGATGGCCTTCTTCGTGCACAAGGAAACCGGCGCGCTGCACCCGCGCACCGCCGAATTGCTGGAACAGGTGGCGCAGCGCGTCGAGCAAGGCGGCATCGAAGCCTGGCAGACGCTGGACCCGCGCGAACTGCTGGGCGACGAAGCCGACCAGTACGAAAAGAACCGCGACACGCTGGACGTGTGGTTCGACTCGGGCAGCACGCACGCCACGGTGCTGGGCGGCAAGGACGGCGACTTCGCCGGCTCGCACGGTGCTGAGCTCGCCTGGCCCGCCGACCTGTACCTGGAAGGCTCGGACCAGCACCGCGGCTGGTTCCATTCGTCGCTGTTGACCGGCTGCATGCTTTACGGCCAACCGCCCTACAAGGCCCTGCTCACGCACGGCTTCGTGGTGGACGGCCAGGGCCGCAAGATGAGCAAGTCGGTGGGCAACGTGATCGCCCCGCAAAAGGTGTCCGACTCGCTGGGCGCGGAAATCCTGCGCCTGTGGGTGGCTTCCACCGATTACTCCGGCGAGCTGTCCATCTCCGACGAGATCCTGAAGCGCGTGGTCGAAGGCTACCGCCGCATCCGCAACACGCTGCGCTTCCTGCTGGCCAACCTGGCCGATTTCGACGCCGTGACGCAGTCCGTGCCCTATGGCGAGCTCTTCGAGATCGACCGCTACGCGCTGGCCATGACCGCGCAGATGCAGGCGGAAGTCCAGGCCAACTACGAACGCTACGACTTCCACCCGGCCGTCTCGCGCCTGCAGACGTTCTGCTCGGAAGACCTGGGCGCGTTCTACCTGGACATCCTGAAGGACCGCCTGTACACCTCGGCCGTGGACAGCCGCGCGCGCCGCTCGGCCCAGACGGCCCTGCTGGACATCACGCAGACGCTGCTCAAGCTGATGGCCCCGATCCTGTCCTTCACTGCCGAAGAAGCCTGGAAGGAACTGGTCAACTCGGCCTTGAAGAACCAGGCGGACGCCGCCCGCACCACGATCTTCACCGAGGTCTACCACGCCCTGCCGCCGTTCGCCGACGCCGACGCCCTGTCGGCCAAGTGGACGCGCCTGCGCGCCATCCGCGCCGAAGTCCAGCGCAAGCTGGAAGAAGTGCGCACGGCCGGCGACATCGGCTCCTCGCTGCAGGCCGAAGTGGACCTGTACGCCAACGGCGCCGACCAGGAACTGCTGGCCAGCCTGGGCGACGACCTGCGCTTCGTGCTGATCGTCTCGCGCGCCACGGTGCACGCGGGCGAAGGCGAGACCCGCATCGAGGTCACGCCGTCCACGCACAAGAAGTGCGAGCGCTGCTGGCACTGGCGCCTGGACGTGGGCCAGGACGCGGACCATCCCGAGATCTGCGGCCGCTGCGTGTCCAACCTGTTCGGCTCGGGCGAAGCCCGCGACAAGGCTTGA
- a CDS encoding RsmB/NOP family class I SAM-dependent RNA methyltransferase, giving the protein MDQVQRVLGEILQWTYPADAALSHWLRNHPNLGARDRSEVAEAVYDVLRHLRRYRQFGESGVGPASRRLAILGLAATLGAEALAEGMDAGEAEWLQRVSQIDLATLPRAVRGSIPDWLDERLGAMDSPETLIEALNRQASLDLRVNPLKVERDAMLAELQQGAGRYEPVAMPYSPWGIRMEGRPAINRWPQFENGSIEVQDEGSQLLALLVAPRRGEMIIDFCAGAGGKTLLLGALMRSTGRLYAFDVSAARLQRAKPRFARSGLSNVVPVVIDSENDARVKRLAGKAQRVLVDAPCSGIGTLRRNPDLKWRQHPEALAELGQLQERILNSAARCVAPGGRLVYATCSLLAEENEVQAERFLASHPDFERLDAAEILAARCENLKLDGPYVQLRPDVHGTDGFFAAVFERKKKGAATAAEVASEADEAAAEATSEDDAAGPQDQPA; this is encoded by the coding sequence ATCGACCAGGTCCAGCGCGTCCTGGGCGAAATCCTGCAATGGACCTATCCGGCCGACGCGGCCCTGTCGCACTGGCTGCGCAACCATCCGAATCTGGGCGCGCGCGATCGCTCCGAGGTCGCCGAGGCCGTCTACGACGTGCTGCGCCATCTGCGCCGCTACCGCCAGTTCGGCGAAAGCGGCGTCGGTCCCGCTTCGCGCCGCCTGGCCATCCTGGGACTGGCCGCGACGCTGGGCGCCGAGGCGCTGGCCGAAGGCATGGACGCCGGCGAAGCCGAATGGCTGCAGCGCGTGTCGCAGATCGACCTGGCGACCCTGCCGCGCGCCGTGCGCGGCAGCATCCCTGACTGGCTGGACGAACGCCTGGGCGCCATGGACAGCCCGGAAACGCTGATCGAGGCGTTGAACCGCCAGGCCAGCCTGGACCTGCGCGTCAACCCGCTGAAGGTCGAGCGCGACGCCATGCTGGCCGAATTGCAGCAGGGCGCCGGCCGCTACGAGCCTGTCGCCATGCCTTATTCGCCCTGGGGCATCCGCATGGAAGGCCGTCCGGCCATCAATCGCTGGCCGCAGTTCGAGAACGGCAGCATCGAAGTCCAGGACGAGGGCAGCCAGTTGCTGGCGCTGCTGGTGGCGCCGCGCCGCGGCGAAATGATCATCGATTTCTGCGCCGGCGCGGGCGGCAAGACGCTGCTGCTGGGCGCGCTGATGCGCTCCACCGGCCGCCTGTACGCGTTCGACGTGTCCGCGGCCCGCCTGCAGCGCGCCAAGCCGCGCTTTGCGCGCAGCGGCCTGTCCAACGTGGTGCCGGTGGTCATCGACAGCGAAAACGACGCCCGCGTCAAGCGTCTGGCCGGCAAGGCCCAGCGCGTGCTGGTCGACGCCCCTTGCAGCGGCATCGGTACCCTGCGCCGCAATCCGGACCTGAAATGGCGCCAGCACCCCGAGGCGCTGGCCGAACTGGGCCAGCTGCAGGAACGCATTCTCAACAGCGCGGCGCGTTGCGTTGCTCCGGGCGGCCGCCTGGTGTACGCCACCTGCAGCCTGCTGGCCGAGGAAAACGAGGTCCAGGCCGAGCGTTTCCTCGCCAGCCATCCCGATTTCGAGCGCCTGGACGCCGCCGAGATCCTGGCCGCGCGCTGTGAAAACCTGAAGCTGGACGGCCCCTACGTGCAGCTGCGCCCCGACGTGCACGGCACCGACGGCTTTTTCGCCGCGGTATTCGAGCGCAAGAAGAAGGGCGCGGCGACCGCGGCCGAAGTAGCCTCGGAAGCGGATGAGGCTGCGGCTGAAGCAACGTCCGAGGACGACGCGGCCGGTCCGCAGGACCAGCCGGCCTGA